From the Cydia amplana chromosome 8, ilCydAmpl1.1, whole genome shotgun sequence genome, the window CTCAATGTCCACTCCGTCTGCGCCAGGTTGATGAACCCAAGCTCACGGACACTTTATTCAGACCTGATTGTCCAAGAGGcaaatacctactataattatatacttatacataaattgaactaatttattttattgtcgacGTTAAATTTAACCTATTACTTTGTAaactagttaaaatgaaaaatatttttattaattgttaaatttttaattatttttcactaatttactttagtattaagttttagttaagtacattgtTATGTACCCTAACGGGGTTCATGTGAACGCTAGCTGTAAAATGCCCTTTGTAAGACCTTATGTAACACATGATTATAAACgcaataaatgaattatgaattacctGGGTGCTCAGCGACGTGGCTTTCGTGAAGTAGTTGAGGAACTTGCAGGCGTACGTGAGCGTGACGGGCTCGTCCATCTCGATGACGACCGCCTCCTCCCGAGTCCACTCCGTCTGCGCCAGGTTGATGAACCCAAGCTCACGGACACTTATTCAGACCTGATTGTCCAAGAGGCAAATACCTGGGTGCTCAGCGACGTGGCCTTGGTGAAGTAGTTGAGGTACTGGCAGGCGAACGTGAGCGTGACAGGCTCGTCCATCTCGATAACTACGGCCTCCTCCTCCTTGTCGATGGACGCGGTCTGCGCCAGCTTGATGTTGGCTGAGCCGATGTCGCCCGTCGATGAGAACTTCACGCCTGAGGAGGTTGGAAAAATTTAACACGTTCCCTGTGCATGCATCATGTGTAGCATTTTAGGGTACATATGATACCTAGGTACACAGGGAACGTGCTAAATAAAAATGGAGGTACAGTCagaagcagaagttgctaagcgggcgaggtgtttaaaattaccttgacatgcCGCGCgaataataaagtcgcgtcaagatcattttgataacctcgcccgcttagcaacttctgctgctgactggacAAAGGTGTGGATTGTAAATAGCATGATTATGAATTTTCAGAATTTAAGAGCAAATGGGATGGAATTTAATATAGTAGATAAGGAGACAAGAATTGGACATAAAGAACCTTTATGTCAGGAACAGATTTTTCTCTGTATTAAGAATTAGATAATTACCTGTTTTGTTTCCTATTATTCTCatagtatgtatgtaaattaacaaaaaatatatcttataatagttagaataatattaacttaaaactttgcaTTACATATAAAATCACAGTACTCAAATGGTGTTTTGTTTAAGATACTgcttacaataaatatttgccTTCATATGTGCTCTCCGGGCGAGAGTGGAGACtgatttttaatatatataacaAAAAGTCTCTCTCCTACTACCATATTTTTAGACAGACTTAGGCTTTTAAAAAGGGCCCACCGTGGTCGCAACCTGTTAATATTAGTTAAATATAGAAACTCTTACCCTCCTTGGTGCAAGATATGACCATGGACTCTCCGAACTGGGACAGGTCCCGGCAGATCCGCGCGAACTCCCCACTCGGCAGGCGGATTGTGCAGCTGTACTCAGTCTCGGGAATACCtggattattttatattttattaaaatcggaAATTATTAATTGGGAAGTCGGTAATTTAGGTGGAATTGCCTAATtggtatttaatattatatttacgtTTAATTCTAGGAAAAGAATACATTTTGATACcagaggcccgtttctcaaaagcatgtaacttttaatacaagtggaagtccctttctaaccaaAGCTGTCAGAAAGTGATATCCATTTGtactacaagttacaagcttttgagaaacgggccccagctgtttaaataaaaatataactagtataattaattaaaaaaataattttacgcGCTTTGTGAGTCGTGCAAGAGTTACGTTAATTAGGCGCGCAATTTGAAACAAATACGAGTGTGCATCATCAAATGAAAATCTTAACTCTAATAAAGTGAAAACAAGAGGGCacacattttaaattaaaaatgtcaaataatatcTATTATCTTCACACAACTTACCTAAATGTTCTAGGTCCAAATTCATAAGTTTCATTTCATAATCCGAGACTTTTTCCTGGTTGGGGCTCTCAAAGACGAATGTAACTGTGTCTGCATTGTCTTGAGCCTTCATGGTCACTGTGTCTTTGTCACCTGCACATTTGAGGATCTTGGACATGCTgtggaaaaataaattataatatttatttaattcttttTAGTATTTGATGCTGCCATTCTTTTTCTTCTTTGAAACTGGTTCAAATTATGTAGATTAAGAATATCTAAAACACAAGACTTATCACTCTTAGCCTCGAAGTCATACAAAATTATCAGGTATTAATAGTCGGAGACATAAATATCAATCTACTGGCTAATTGTAATATATGCAATAATCTTAACAACACTCTAAAACAATTTGGATTTAAGCAATTAATAAATATTCCTACGAGAATAACTAATTCCACGAGTACATGTATTGACCATGCATtttcaaatatacctaaatctgacatACTAAAGATCTCTTGCGATGAGCTCAACCTCTCCGATCACTTATGTACTAATGTAACCGTTGTTATTCACAAAAACAACCTATTAAACAAACATGTACCGAGGCGAACGTTTACTAAGAACACCATAGCTAGCTTCACGACTAACCTGAACATGTATGACTGGAATAGTATATTATCTAAATGTATATGCCCGGGTGACAAAGTAGGGCtagttatgaatgttatgaaacactattttgacatttgttttcCTGTTAAgaaacttttattaaaaaaaccggtagATGTTTGGGTCGGCGCCGCTATCCGACAACTACGTGATAACATACGCAAACAAAAGTTGAAACTCATTAAACACCCCACTGACGCCGAGCTACTTCTCTGTGTGCAAAATTTGGAAGTAGATTACTGGGCTATGTTAAAAAGTCAACGTAGCGACTATATAAATAGTCAAATATCCCAACCAAATATAAATATGAGCCGAAGTGTTTGGCGAGTAATTGCTTCCGAGACCTGCAAAAATGTCAGTAACAAAAACAGTGCAATAAACATATTTGTATCACAATCAGCTGGTAACTGCGATAAGGCGCGCGCCGCTGACGCGGCATCCCGGCTGAACCGGTATTACGTAAGTACTAACGTTAGTGATAAACACCCGTGCAATCGTTCCGCTCTCGTTTATCTATCTAAATACTTGCCAATAGACAGGCCCACCCTTCAATTCGAACCTTTTACTCTCACAGAaattataaaaactataaaaataataaaaagaaaagaatCAAAAGACATAAACGATATGTCGACTCGTTTATTAGATTATTTGCCACCTGTAGTTGTATCAATTCTCCTAATGTTATTTAACCAGTGTATCTTAAACGGGGTATATCCAgatgttttaaaattaattaaagttcTACCAGTTTACAAGGGAAAAGGTGAAACGAACTTAGAGAAATGCTATCGTCCGATATCCCTAATTCCCGTTATttccaaattatttgaaaacttaATTAGTTATAGACTTATGGGATATCTAGTGGCAAATAACCTACTGAATAGTCGGCAGTACGCTTACCAGCCGGGCAGGTCGACAGCGGACGCTTGTCGTGACCTCGTGACGCGGGTGTTGTCGCACCTCGAGGGTGGGCGACAGGTCGCAGCGATATTCTGCGACTTGTCGCGTGCCTTCGAAATGGTAGACCATACGCttcttttaaaaaaattggCTGAATACGGAGTCGAAGGAGGGTTCTTCAAAACAATAGCTTCATTTCTAAAAAATAGAAGGCAGTGTACATATGTCCTAGATACGGTATCGGAACTAGAACAAATCGGCAACCGAGCTGTCCCCCAGGGATCATCTATGGggaataacttatttttaattttaataaacgacATCCCTACAGCTTGTCCCGACCTTGAGTTCATAACTTTTGCTGATGACACGTGTGTATTGGTAGACGCCGATAACTGTGAAACCttacaacataaaataaataacgcaatgtaCCTTTTGTCAAAGTGGTTCTCTGTTAACGGCATGCAACTAAACATAGATAAAACGAACGTTATGCACTTTAAATTAAAagcaaacaaaaatattttaagtatatCACTTGACGGGATCAACGTTCCGCAAGTAGACCAGGTTCAATACCTAGGCTGCACCATTGACTCCGGACTCACGTGGTCCCCCCACATTCAGTCGCTGTGTGATAGGTTGGCATCAGCGTGCTTCGCACTCTCTAGACTGGCCAAAACCCTATCATTCGAAAACTTAAAAAAGGCCTATTATGGGTATTTTCATTCCTTATTAACTCAAGCGGTAGATCTATGGGGCACAGCAGCCGACCGCGACAGAGCATTCAAAATGCAGAAGCGAGCCATAAGAATACTAACTCGCAAACCTTACGACCACCCCGCGAAAGACCTGTTCAAGGAGTCCAAAATACTTACGCTGCCAGGAGTCTACATCTTAACTGCATGTAAGTATGTTCGAGCTAACTTACTCAGCTACGACATGACCCATGCACACAGCAGGAGCACTCGTAGGCGTAATCTATTGTTAATTCCACAACGTAGACTTGCCAAATCTAGGAAGTCCCTCGGCGTCATAGGAGCCAAATTATACAATTCACTCCCACTGGAAATATCGGAAGTACAGAGTGACAGATTGTTTGCTAACAAACTCAAAACGTTGCTAACAAACCTAGCCTGTTATAATATTGACGAATTCGTTGATGGGGTTGCTGGctgaaaactaataaataataagtacctcAAGTGATAACACTGATAACCAACCAAAGTACATACTTGCCATACAAACTAATTTTTAAATTGATAACCTATCGTGTgttgataaatattattatctattaataataacaataatttgttaataatattaatgacaaaaataaaatgaatggattaaaatgtaatataattgtatatataatgtaatcattgacatgtaaaatgtattgtaccattttatcaataaataaatgaatgaatgaatgaactctactgcaggggtcaccaaatggcagACAGCAgcaaccaatattttttttttacttatttaataaactcgaGTAGAAACagattattttaaaaactggacccccaaagaaactaattggtgaccctgGCTCTACTGACATTATATTCATCTATTTGAAAGTTAATTAATAGTTAGTTATAATTCGAAGAGCTCTAAAATGATGTATGCCAGTGGAAGGATTAAGAaagaacaatttttttataaacttaccTTCCCAGATTCATGCCCATGGAAATGTTTCTGTCGCATCTGTATTTGTCGAAGCCATCGGCTCGGAGAGTGAGGGACACCAGAGACACATGGGAGTTGTCCATGGCCTAATAGAATGCGAAGAAGAAATTTATAATCACATCTAAACCAGCTGTTACTTTTCAAAAGCCAAATGTGGTGTACGCATCAAACAGATAGACGGCCAGATATATTGTAATCCACCTTTGTTACCATTAGAAATAAAGAATGGTTCTGATATATTTAGCCATTCTATCCATCATATCTATTTTATGCTGACTGTAAAATCATCATATAAAGGGGTTAATGTGAAAGTTGATGGCCATGGTTTGCAACCCCTGATGTAAATTCTTTAGGTGCAGTATTTTAACTGTAAGACTTTAAGATCAAATGTGGTTATATAGATATTGGGATCTTGGAAAACATTATCAAAGAGATAATCAATAGTCTCATTCAGGTCGTGAAAGAATTAGTTCATAAGTATTTGTGTAGGTTAGGTTAATCCATAAACAAAGGAATTTACCTGCAACTGAATGCCATTGTCATCGCAGTCAAACGTGGCTTGTGTTAGCAGATCTTTGATGGCTTCCAGCACCTTCTTGAGGATCGAGCTTTTGAGTAAACGTGCCTCGAACATTGTTACCTAGTAATGAAATAACACATTTCATTTACACTATACTTTCGAATGTAGCATTTCTTTAAGTTAATCGCGTAAGTTTAAAACTAGTGGTTCAACTACAAGCGTCGGTACAAAGAAAACATGGCACATAGCGAACAACGCAAGTAACGGATTTTGCAAAGTTAGTTCACTGTCTCAAATGCACCATagcatatgtacatatgtaactTATATCTTTAGGATACTATTGCACAAGAATACTCACGTTTTACAGAAAATTTGCGGAAAtgcgacaagaaaataaatgacgCTGGGTGCTGACCTCACGAGCTTTGTGACATGACATGACAGCCGGTGGAGGGAAAAAATGGCGCGAATTGAAAGTGACAGTTAAAACGTCAATCATGTAGCCATTGGCGCGTGGTCTAGCTTCAGAGTTTTAAAATGTGACTCGAATagttctagttttttttttcaaaggtaTAGTTAGTAACAGTAATGTTGGCAAACCTGTCTGTAGATCAAGAGAGACTAAATTTGAAATTCGATTGTGCACTGATTTAAAATTATCCCAAAAAATCCCAAAACAAGTTAAAAATATTCCTTATTAATAAGTGCTTTTATAGTGTGAAAGACTAAcgaaaaatatgattaaaatgatctcataatatgtactattatgtacctacttaatgaaaattgtaaatatttgtaattgttAAGCTAGTAGTTTTTAAGTTAATTGTAGTATAGGTATAAGTGATATGTTGCTGTGTCCTTACACGGCGTCACTTAAACTAACCCAATAATAAGTACCACCTTTATAACTGGtttgtgatatgcaataaatgattctattctattctgatTTAATAGAAATGGGCTcgactttttttatttaaaattatttcac encodes:
- the LOC134650010 gene encoding proliferating cell nuclear antigen; protein product: MFEARLLKSSILKKVLEAIKDLLTQATFDCDDNGIQLQAMDNSHVSLVSLTLRADGFDKYRCDRNISMGMNLGSMSKILKCAGDKDTVTMKAQDNADTVTFVFESPNQEKVSDYEMKLMNLDLEHLGIPETEYSCTIRLPSGEFARICRDLSQFGESMVISCTKEGVKFSSTGDIGSANIKLAQTASIDKEEEAVVIEMDEPVTLTFACQYLNYFTKATSLSTQVQLSMSADVPLVVEYRIQDIGHIRYYLAPKIEEEDS